From a region of the Myroides sp. JBRI-B21084 genome:
- a CDS encoding acetyl-CoA carboxylase carboxyltransferase subunit alpha, with the protein MEYLDFELPIKELNEQLDKCQIIGQESDVDVTETCKNIEKKLEETKKEIYGNLNAWQRVQLSRHPNRPYTLEYIKALCGDTFLELFGDRGVKDDKAMIGGLGKIGDQSFMFIGQQKGVNTKMRQYRNFGMANPEGYRKALRLMRMAEKFNVPIVTFVDTPGAYPGLEAEERGQGEAIARNIFEMFRIKVPIIVIIVGEGASGGALGIGVGDKVFMLENTWYSVISPESCSSILFRSWEYKEIAAEALKLTSVDMKKNHLIDDVIAEPLGGAHYDREETFETVKQTIVKTYAELSKKNINSLINERIEKYSNMGEFTE; encoded by the coding sequence ATGGAGTATTTAGATTTTGAGTTACCTATAAAAGAACTAAACGAACAATTAGATAAATGCCAAATTATTGGGCAAGAATCAGATGTTGATGTTACTGAAACGTGTAAAAATATTGAAAAGAAATTAGAAGAAACTAAAAAAGAAATATACGGTAATTTAAATGCATGGCAACGTGTACAATTATCGCGTCATCCTAATCGCCCGTATACTTTAGAATACATTAAAGCACTTTGTGGCGATACCTTTTTAGAACTTTTTGGTGATAGAGGTGTTAAAGATGACAAAGCCATGATTGGTGGTTTAGGTAAAATTGGCGATCAATCATTTATGTTTATTGGTCAGCAAAAAGGGGTGAATACTAAAATGCGTCAATACCGTAATTTTGGTATGGCAAATCCTGAAGGGTACCGAAAAGCATTGCGTTTAATGCGCATGGCCGAAAAATTTAATGTGCCAATTGTAACTTTTGTTGATACACCAGGTGCTTATCCAGGTTTAGAAGCTGAAGAACGCGGACAAGGTGAAGCTATTGCTAGAAATATTTTTGAAATGTTTCGTATTAAAGTGCCAATTATTGTAATAATTGTTGGCGAAGGTGCTTCAGGTGGCGCATTAGGTATAGGTGTGGGCGATAAAGTGTTTATGTTAGAAAACACTTGGTATTCAGTAATTTCACCAGAATCATGTTCATCAATCTTATTCCGTAGTTGGGAATATAAAGAAATTGCAGCCGAAGCATTAAAATTAACATCGGTTGATATGAAAAAGAACCATTTAATTGATGATGTTATTGCAGAACCACTTGGAGGTGCACATTACGATCGTGAAGAAACGTTTGAAACAGTTAAACAAACCATTGTTAAAACGTATGCAGAATTAAGTAAGAAAAATATAAATTCGTTAATAAATGAACGAATTGAAAAATATTCTAACATGGGAGAATTTACAGAGTAA
- a CDS encoding DMT family transporter, with protein MQNVNLKNQLHLHFIVFIWGFTALLGQLISLQALPLVFTRMVIAIVVIYFYLLFKKRNLAIKKADILRFLFFGFIIALHWLTFFHAIKISNISITLACISTGAFFTSILEPIFYKRKFIAYEVLLGCLVVVGLLLIFQFETQYKLGIFVALISAFLSATFSIINGKLAQNYDSIVISFYELLGGILLLAVVLLFKDGFTHANFNFKPNDFIWLGILGSICTAYPFFATIDIMKYLSPYTVMLTINLEPIYGIILAVIFFKDQEKMTPAFYIGALIILFTVILNAYFKNRKKAIV; from the coding sequence ATGCAAAACGTTAATTTAAAAAACCAGTTACATTTACATTTTATTGTTTTTATTTGGGGTTTTACGGCATTGTTAGGTCAATTAATTTCGTTACAAGCCTTACCATTAGTTTTTACTCGTATGGTAATTGCTATTGTAGTAATTTATTTTTATTTACTTTTTAAAAAGCGAAATTTAGCAATAAAAAAAGCCGACATACTTCGTTTTTTATTCTTTGGTTTCATAATAGCTTTGCATTGGTTAACTTTTTTTCATGCAATAAAAATTTCAAATATATCAATAACATTAGCTTGTATTTCTACAGGTGCTTTTTTTACTTCTATTTTAGAACCAATTTTTTACAAACGTAAGTTTATTGCCTACGAAGTTTTGCTTGGATGCTTGGTAGTTGTTGGCTTGTTATTAATTTTTCAATTTGAAACACAATATAAATTAGGAATTTTTGTAGCTTTAATTTCGGCATTTTTATCAGCTACTTTTTCAATTATAAATGGTAAACTCGCTCAAAATTACGACAGTATTGTAATAAGTTTTTACGAACTTTTAGGTGGAATTTTACTTTTAGCAGTTGTTTTGTTATTTAAAGATGGCTTTACACATGCTAATTTTAATTTTAAACCCAACGATTTTATTTGGTTAGGAATTTTAGGCTCTATTTGTACAGCATATCCTTTTTTTGCAACTATAGATATTATGAAATATTTATCGCCATATACTGTAATGTTAACCATTAATTTAGAACCCATTTACGGAATTATTTTGGCAGTAATCTTTTTTAAAGATCAAGAAAAAATGACACCAGCTTTTTATATTGGTGCCCTAATCATATTGTTTACAGTTATATTAAATGCCTATTTTAAAAATAGGAAAAAAGCAATCGTATAA
- a CDS encoding LptF/LptG family permease, translated as MKIIDWYILKRYLGTFFVMIMLFIPIGIAIDVAEKINKILENGIPLIEVLGYYGNFTIYFANMLFPIFLFISIIWFTSKLAGNTEIVAILSSGISYMRFLRPYIIGATFIFIFSLLMGFFIVPKASLGYNDFKFKYLKRKEIRQTQNVFKQISKNEFIYVSNFSYSDKTGYNFTLEKFDGFNLVSKIEAGRIVYNDSTKDYTLYNYQKRTVGKLDDVIEKEPVKKVKFNFEVDDLTPAIYAAETMTLTELNKFIEKEKMRGSANINAYLVVKYKKYSVPVSAFILTIIAVAVSSMKRRGGMGVNLAMGIGLAFTYIFFDKIFGTLAEASSINPLFAVWFPNVVFGILAVYLLNNAKR; from the coding sequence ATGAAAATAATTGATTGGTACATTTTAAAAAGATATTTAGGAACATTCTTTGTAATGATTATGTTGTTTATTCCTATTGGAATAGCAATTGATGTAGCCGAAAAAATTAATAAAATTTTAGAAAACGGAATTCCTTTAATAGAAGTTTTAGGCTATTACGGCAATTTTACCATATATTTTGCCAATATGCTTTTTCCTATTTTTTTGTTCATATCAATTATTTGGTTCACATCAAAACTTGCGGGTAATACTGAAATTGTTGCTATTTTAAGCTCAGGAATTTCATACATGCGTTTTTTGCGTCCATATATTATTGGTGCAACCTTTATTTTTATTTTTTCGTTATTAATGGGCTTTTTTATTGTACCTAAAGCCAGTTTAGGCTATAACGATTTTAAATTTAAGTATTTAAAACGAAAAGAAATTCGCCAAACCCAAAACGTTTTTAAACAAATTAGCAAAAACGAATTTATTTACGTTAGTAATTTTAGTTATAGCGATAAAACAGGATATAATTTTACTTTAGAAAAATTTGATGGTTTTAATTTAGTTTCAAAAATTGAAGCTGGAAGAATTGTTTACAACGATAGTACGAAAGATTATACTTTATATAATTACCAAAAACGTACTGTAGGTAAATTAGACGATGTAATTGAAAAAGAACCTGTTAAAAAAGTAAAGTTTAATTTTGAAGTAGACGACTTAACTCCAGCAATTTACGCTGCGGAAACAATGACACTTACCGAATTAAATAAGTTTATTGAAAAAGAAAAAATGCGTGGCTCGGCAAATATAAATGCATACTTAGTAGTAAAATATAAAAAATACAGTGTTCCAGTTTCGGCATTTATCCTAACCATTATTGCTGTTGCAGTATCATCAATGAAACGAAGAGGAGGAATGGGAGTAAACCTAGCAATGGGTATAGGTTTGGCTTTTACATACATTTTCTTCGATAAAATTTTTGGAACATTAGCCGAAGCTTCTAGTATTAATCCTTTATTCGCAGTATGGTTTCCAAATGTAGTTTTCGGAATTTTAGCTGTATATCTTTTAAATAATGCAAAACGTTAA
- the tgt gene encoding tRNA guanosine(34) transglycosylase Tgt, which produces MKFDLLHTDIHSKARAGVITTDHGVIETPIFMPVGTAATVKGVHQRELKEDINPDIILGNTYHLYLRPKTEILEKAGGLHKFMNWDRNILTDSGGFQVYSLSGRRKIKEEGVKFKSHIDGSYHFFSPENVMEIQRTIGADIIMAFDECTPYPCDYRYAKRSMHMTHRWLDRCIDHLEKVPTKYGYDQAFFPIVQGSTFKDLRAQSAEYIANAGAVGNAIGGLSVGEPAEEMYEMCEVVTNILPKDKPRYLMGVGTPINILENIALGIDMFDCVMPTRNARNGMLFTSEGFINIKNKKWADDFSPIDPMGHTWVDTDYSKAYLRHLFISDEYLAKQIATIHNLGFYMWLVREARKQILAGTFYNWKEKMVKQMATRL; this is translated from the coding sequence ATGAAATTCGATTTACTTCATACCGATATCCATTCAAAAGCCAGAGCAGGTGTAATTACAACCGATCACGGCGTTATTGAAACCCCAATTTTTATGCCCGTTGGAACGGCAGCTACCGTTAAAGGAGTGCATCAGCGCGAATTAAAAGAAGATATTAATCCAGATATTATATTAGGTAATACCTATCATTTATATTTACGCCCTAAAACCGAAATTTTAGAAAAAGCAGGTGGTTTACATAAATTTATGAACTGGGATCGTAATATTTTGACCGATTCTGGTGGTTTTCAGGTTTATTCTTTATCGGGTAGAAGAAAAATTAAAGAAGAGGGAGTAAAATTTAAATCACATATCGATGGTTCATACCATTTCTTTTCACCCGAAAATGTAATGGAAATTCAACGTACAATTGGTGCCGATATCATTATGGCTTTTGACGAATGTACGCCGTATCCTTGTGATTACCGTTATGCAAAACGCAGTATGCATATGACCCATCGTTGGTTAGATCGTTGCATCGATCATTTAGAAAAAGTTCCTACAAAATACGGTTACGATCAAGCATTTTTCCCAATTGTACAAGGTTCAACTTTTAAAGATTTACGTGCACAATCGGCAGAATATATTGCAAATGCAGGTGCTGTTGGTAATGCAATTGGTGGGCTTTCAGTTGGTGAACCAGCAGAGGAAATGTATGAAATGTGCGAAGTGGTAACTAATATTCTACCAAAAGATAAACCGCGATATCTTATGGGGGTGGGTACACCAATTAATATTTTAGAAAACATAGCCTTAGGTATTGATATGTTTGATTGCGTAATGCCTACACGTAACGCACGTAATGGAATGTTATTTACCAGCGAAGGTTTCATCAATATAAAAAATAAAAAATGGGCCGATGATTTTAGTCCAATTGATCCAATGGGACACACTTGGGTTGATACCGATTATTCAAAAGCTTATTTACGCCATTTATTTATATCAGACGAGTATCTTGCCAAACAAATCGCTACAATTCACAATTTAGGTTTTTATATGTGGTTAGTACGCGAAGCTCGCAAGCAAATTTTAGCTGGAACTTTTTATAATTGGAAAGAAAAAATGGTAAAACAAATGGCCACTCGCTTATAA
- a CDS encoding DUF6646 family protein, producing the protein MKKSIIAFFAFLGVQSGAFAQAYDGYGDLKVFLGYTNIGGNSGIEYQNNLGVNDLFSWGTQVTYLFSTKEKEAVGIENGFKFIDKIDVGCFLRFHFLETLKLPKNVDVFLGGDASVHSLGVHTGFKYNFTEKIGVYGMYKQGLSSIMGESFSLSEDENGNPIPDFFAKKAAISVGITINMNNW; encoded by the coding sequence ATGAAAAAAAGTATTATTGCATTTTTTGCCTTTTTAGGTGTTCAATCGGGTGCGTTTGCTCAAGCTTATGACGGATATGGAGATTTAAAAGTATTTTTAGGATATACTAATATAGGTGGAAATTCAGGAATTGAATATCAAAATAATTTAGGTGTAAATGATTTGTTTTCGTGGGGTACCCAAGTAACCTATTTGTTTTCAACTAAAGAAAAAGAAGCTGTGGGTATTGAAAATGGATTTAAGTTTATAGATAAAATAGATGTTGGTTGTTTTCTTCGTTTTCACTTTTTAGAAACATTAAAATTACCCAAAAATGTAGATGTATTTTTAGGTGGAGATGCTTCGGTGCATTCTTTAGGGGTACATACAGGTTTTAAATATAATTTTACCGAAAAAATTGGTGTATATGGAATGTATAAACAAGGTTTGTCGTCAATAATGGGAGAAAGTTTTTCATTATCTGAAGATGAAAACGGAAATCCAATTCCTGATTTTTTTGCTAAAAAAGCAGCAATATCTGTAGGTATTACTATAAATATGAATAATTGGTAA
- the fahA gene encoding fumarylacetoacetase: MNIPANNPNLKSWLEVATNSDFPIQNIPFGVFSVEDDEFVIGTRIGDYAISLTALNDLGFFKDIDFDDNVLYDETLNAFISEGKQVWSAIRNRISEIFEANNPKLRDDAKARELTIFNINDVNVELPVFIGDYTDFYSSREHATNVGMMFRDPANALLPNWLHLPVGYHGRSSTVVPSGVPVNRPLGQMLPKGETQPVFGPSKRVDFELETAFITADANIMGDRVSVEDAENHMFGMVLLNDWSARDIQAWEYVPLGPFLAKNFGSSISCWVVTMDALEPYRCEGPSQEDPKPLPYLQQKGNHSFDINLEVLIQPDGKSATTVCKSNLKYMYWTMAQQLAHHTVNGCLVTSGDLMGSGTISGPTKDSFGSMLELTWGGQNPIEMNDGSTRAFIEDFDTVIIKGYCEKDGVRIGFGEVSSQLLPAIPLEN; encoded by the coding sequence ATGAATATACCTGCGAACAATCCTAATTTAAAATCGTGGTTAGAAGTAGCTACAAACAGCGATTTTCCTATACAAAATATACCTTTTGGCGTTTTTTCGGTAGAAGATGACGAATTTGTAATTGGTACCCGAATTGGCGATTACGCTATTAGTTTAACTGCATTAAACGATTTAGGCTTTTTTAAAGATATCGATTTTGATGATAATGTATTGTACGATGAAACTTTAAATGCCTTTATTAGCGAAGGAAAACAAGTTTGGAGCGCAATTCGCAACAGAATTTCTGAAATTTTTGAAGCAAACAATCCAAAATTACGCGACGATGCTAAAGCACGTGAACTTACCATTTTTAATATTAACGATGTAAATGTAGAATTACCTGTTTTTATTGGCGATTATACCGATTTTTACTCAAGTCGTGAACACGCAACCAACGTAGGTATGATGTTTCGCGATCCTGCAAACGCTTTATTACCAAACTGGTTGCACTTACCAGTAGGATATCACGGAAGAAGTTCTACAGTGGTGCCTTCTGGTGTACCTGTTAATCGTCCGTTAGGGCAAATGTTACCAAAAGGTGAAACGCAACCTGTTTTTGGACCATCAAAACGCGTTGATTTTGAACTTGAAACAGCTTTTATAACAGCTGATGCAAATATTATGGGCGATAGAGTTTCGGTTGAAGATGCTGAAAACCATATGTTTGGAATGGTTTTGTTAAACGATTGGTCGGCTCGTGATATACAAGCTTGGGAATATGTACCACTAGGACCCTTTTTAGCAAAAAACTTTGGTTCATCTATATCTTGTTGGGTTGTAACCATGGATGCTTTAGAACCTTACCGTTGCGAAGGACCTTCGCAAGAAGATCCTAAACCGTTACCTTACTTACAACAAAAAGGCAACCATTCTTTTGATATTAATTTAGAAGTATTAATTCAACCCGATGGTAAAAGTGCAACAACGGTATGTAAATCTAACTTAAAATATATGTATTGGACTATGGCACAGCAATTAGCACACCATACTGTAAATGGATGTTTGGTTACTTCGGGCGATTTAATGGGGTCGGGTACCATTTCGGGGCCAACTAAAGATAGTTTTGGTTCAATGTTAGAGTTAACATGGGGTGGACAAAATCCTATTGAAATGAATGATGGTTCAACCCGTGCGTTTATTGAAGATTTTGATACCGTAATTATAAAAGGATATTGTGAAAAAGATGGTGTTAGAATTGGTTTTGGAGAAGTTTCGTCACAATTATTACCAGCAATTCCATTAGAAAATTAA
- the glyA gene encoding serine hydroxymethyltransferase, translating to MQRDEQIFDLILDEQDRQIHGLELIASENFVSDQVMEAAGSVLTNKYAEGYPGKRYYGGCEVVDIVEQIAIDRAKALFNAAYVNVQPHSGSQANTAVYAAVLKPGDKILGFDLSHGGHLTHGSPVNFSGKLYNPVFYGVDEATGLINYDKVQEVAEREKPQLIIAGASAYSRDMDFKRFREIADSVGALLMADISHPAGLIAKGLLSDPLPHCHIVTTTTHKTLRGPRGGMIMMGQDFENPFGLKTPKGETRMMSALLDSAVFPGNQGGPLMHIIAAKAVAFGEALQDEFMHYALQVQKNAKAMANAFVSRGYKIISGGTDNHMMLIDLRNKNISGKEAENALVKAEITVNKNMVPFDDKSPFVTSGIRVGTAAITTRGLIESDMEAIVELIDRVLMNHTNEEIIEEVANEVNDLMSERAMFVF from the coding sequence ATGCAACGCGACGAACAAATATTTGACTTGATATTAGATGAGCAAGACAGACAAATTCATGGTTTAGAATTAATTGCTTCTGAAAATTTTGTAAGCGACCAAGTTATGGAAGCTGCCGGATCGGTTTTAACTAATAAATATGCCGAAGGATATCCCGGAAAAAGATACTACGGTGGTTGTGAAGTAGTTGATATTGTAGAACAAATAGCAATTGACAGAGCCAAAGCTTTGTTTAATGCAGCATATGTAAACGTGCAACCACATTCAGGTTCGCAAGCAAATACAGCAGTTTATGCAGCGGTTTTAAAACCTGGCGACAAAATTTTAGGTTTTGATTTATCACATGGTGGCCATTTAACACACGGTTCGCCAGTAAACTTTTCGGGTAAATTATACAACCCTGTTTTTTATGGTGTTGATGAAGCTACGGGCTTAATTAATTACGATAAAGTACAGGAAGTTGCCGAACGTGAAAAACCACAATTAATTATTGCAGGTGCATCGGCTTACTCACGTGATATGGATTTTAAACGATTCCGTGAAATTGCAGATTCGGTTGGCGCATTATTAATGGCCGATATTTCACATCCAGCAGGTTTAATTGCTAAAGGGTTATTATCTGATCCACTACCACATTGCCACATTGTTACAACCACAACACATAAAACTTTACGCGGACCTCGTGGTGGTATGATTATGATGGGGCAAGATTTTGAAAACCCATTTGGTTTAAAAACTCCTAAAGGTGAAACAAGAATGATGTCTGCATTATTAGATTCTGCTGTTTTTCCTGGTAACCAAGGTGGTCCTTTAATGCATATTATTGCTGCTAAAGCAGTTGCATTTGGTGAAGCTTTACAAGATGAATTTATGCATTATGCTTTACAAGTACAAAAAAATGCAAAAGCTATGGCAAATGCTTTTGTTTCTCGTGGGTATAAAATTATTTCTGGCGGAACAGATAACCATATGATGTTGATTGATTTACGCAACAAAAACATTTCTGGTAAAGAAGCTGAAAATGCTTTAGTTAAAGCAGAAATTACTGTAAATAAAAACATGGTGCCTTTTGATGATAAATCTCCTTTTGTTACTTCAGGAATACGCGTAGGAACTGCAGCTATTACAACTAGAGGCTTAATTGAAAGTGACATGGAAGCAATTGTTGAATTAATTGACCGCGTGTTAATGAACCATACTAACGAAGAAATAATTGAAGAAGTTGCTAATGAAGTTAACGATTTAATGAGCGAACGTGCAATGTTTGTTTTTTAA
- a CDS encoding carboxypeptidase-like regulatory domain-containing protein, with translation MKNLICILLLLMVSTYTFAQKKVQGIIKDTETNKPIEYVMLIGNNSGKSTVTNYEGRFNFNMPKEDTKLIIKHLNYFTKEIKVTNNQSLQIKLQSSTESLEEIVILKTSIKTEIEKAIKTSQDNFSNNLKINTFYREMLYINGEMYEYEDADLAYYLPNINKSNVVVNASRSVKFTNKEAKKFDSLTYIRYQWNDFKDIVSQEFNFKLIKDIISNKEYDTYLTAKTASDGTDLYVLNFNPTPNAKKATLKGTMVYGANDYLIREIKANLDDLFLQNSEFAQQNNHRFKKSFYNQTTLFKLYQNKYTLAYTAYRIFGVSEVFNQLTKVGGFKELLIDSVEENFENPNKNNFYIHSTLKPLGKNYSTKYWEKFNVVPLTFKEEQFLKSINH, from the coding sequence ATGAAAAACTTAATTTGCATTTTACTACTATTAATGGTTAGTACATACACTTTTGCACAAAAAAAAGTACAAGGTATTATTAAAGATACAGAAACTAACAAACCTATAGAATATGTAATGCTAATTGGTAATAATTCGGGTAAAAGTACAGTTACTAATTACGAAGGTCGTTTTAATTTTAACATGCCTAAAGAAGATACCAAACTAATTATTAAACACCTGAATTATTTTACTAAAGAAATAAAAGTAACAAACAATCAATCATTACAAATAAAACTACAATCTTCAACCGAATCTTTAGAAGAAATTGTAATTTTAAAAACATCCATTAAAACTGAAATAGAAAAAGCAATCAAAACATCACAAGATAATTTTTCAAACAACTTAAAAATAAATACTTTTTACAGAGAAATGTTATATATAAATGGCGAAATGTATGAATATGAAGATGCCGATTTAGCTTACTATTTACCAAACATAAACAAAAGCAACGTGGTTGTAAATGCCAGCAGAAGTGTAAAATTCACCAATAAAGAAGCTAAAAAATTTGATTCTCTTACCTATATTCGTTATCAATGGAATGATTTTAAAGACATTGTTTCCCAAGAATTTAACTTCAAACTAATTAAAGATATTATTTCAAACAAAGAATATGATACGTATTTAACTGCAAAAACGGCATCAGACGGTACCGATTTGTATGTTTTAAATTTTAATCCTACACCAAATGCTAAAAAAGCAACTTTAAAAGGAACTATGGTTTATGGAGCTAACGATTATTTAATTAGAGAAATTAAAGCAAATTTAGACGATTTATTTCTTCAAAACTCTGAATTTGCACAACAAAACAATCACCGTTTTAAAAAAAGTTTTTACAACCAAACAACTCTTTTTAAATTATATCAAAACAAATATACGTTGGCTTATACTGCCTATCGTATTTTTGGGGTATCAGAAGTTTTTAATCAACTTACAAAAGTGGGTGGTTTTAAAGAACTATTAATAGATTCGGTTGAAGAAAATTTTGAAAATCCTAATAAAAATAATTTCTATATTCACAGTACTTTAAAACCATTAGGTAAAAATTATTCCACAAAATATTGGGAAAAATTTAATGTGGTTCCTTTAACTTTTAAAGAAGAGCAATTTTTAAAAAGCATTAATCATTAA
- a CDS encoding peptidylprolyl isomerase: MKKIFVIVLLVFFKLQLTAQTHKLAFSTSKGTFKVVLYDFTPKHKQLILNAVKDSVYKDAFFNRIIKNFVVQGGEHDESIAEREKNIDLNKRQRLQPEFNNRAFHKLGALGAGRDENIEKASFLNQIYFVVGKPVSKTELKKIEQKKGVKFTKLQRKTYLKKGGLPRLDGDYTVFGEVYQGLDVLLELSKVATDKNDYPLQEIKFNVKEIFEKAPVLFND; encoded by the coding sequence ATGAAAAAGATATTTGTTATTGTTTTACTTGTGTTTTTTAAATTACAGCTAACAGCACAAACACATAAATTAGCATTTTCTACATCAAAAGGAACATTTAAAGTAGTGCTTTACGATTTTACACCTAAGCATAAACAATTAATTTTAAATGCAGTTAAGGACAGTGTTTATAAGGATGCTTTTTTTAACCGAATTATTAAAAATTTTGTGGTTCAGGGCGGAGAACACGACGAAAGTATTGCTGAAAGAGAAAAAAATATCGATTTAAATAAAAGGCAACGTTTACAACCTGAATTTAATAATCGTGCCTTTCATAAATTGGGCGCATTGGGTGCAGGTAGAGATGAAAATATTGAAAAAGCATCGTTTTTAAACCAAATTTATTTTGTTGTTGGTAAACCTGTATCAAAAACAGAATTAAAAAAAATTGAACAAAAGAAAGGCGTTAAATTTACCAAGCTACAGCGAAAAACCTATCTTAAAAAGGGTGGATTACCTAGATTAGATGGTGATTATACTGTTTTTGGTGAAGTTTACCAGGGGTTAGATGTACTTTTAGAATTAAGTAAAGTTGCTACAGATAAAAACGACTATCCGTTGCAAGAAATAAAATTTAATGTTAAAGAAATTTTTGAAAAAGCCCCCGTTTTATTTAATGATTAA